A stretch of Anaeromyxobacter dehalogenans 2CP-1 DNA encodes these proteins:
- the rsgA gene encoding ribosome small subunit-dependent GTPase A → MSTLAALGWGPYFSAQLSSEEASTLLVGRVVADRGRRLRVRFEAGDRLAIVPGHLLGAEPVPVAGDFVLTTPGEPPVIARVLERRSALSRNAAGRATVEQVLAANVDVVLVVQGLDEGAHPRRLERTLAAVHASGAEPAVVLTKADLVPDLGEALAEARAAAAGAPVLVASGVSGEGLDALAGLVGPGRTAVFVGPSGAGKSTLVNALLGRAEQPVGAVRARDVRGRHTTTARRLFELPGAGCVIDGPGIRELRLWDAGGLAAAFDDVAALAAGCRFRDCRHAGEPGCAVAGAVEAGRLDAGRLESLRKLEREAALQEARRGGAAARAEKLRWRPIKKAQRRMYRDRDRG, encoded by the coding sequence GTGTCCACCCTCGCAGCTCTCGGCTGGGGTCCGTACTTCTCGGCGCAGCTCTCCTCTGAAGAAGCCTCCACTCTCCTCGTCGGCCGCGTCGTCGCGGACCGCGGCCGCCGGCTGCGCGTCCGCTTCGAGGCGGGCGATCGCCTGGCGATCGTCCCCGGCCACCTGCTCGGCGCCGAGCCGGTGCCGGTCGCAGGCGACTTCGTGCTCACCACGCCCGGCGAGCCGCCGGTGATCGCGCGCGTGCTGGAGCGGCGCTCGGCGCTCTCGCGCAACGCCGCCGGCCGCGCCACCGTCGAGCAGGTGCTCGCGGCCAACGTGGACGTCGTGCTCGTCGTCCAGGGCCTGGACGAGGGCGCCCACCCGCGCCGCCTGGAGCGCACGCTCGCCGCGGTGCACGCGAGCGGCGCCGAGCCCGCGGTGGTCCTCACCAAGGCCGACCTGGTCCCCGACCTCGGGGAGGCGCTCGCCGAGGCGCGGGCGGCCGCGGCGGGCGCGCCGGTGCTGGTCGCGTCCGGCGTGAGCGGGGAGGGCCTGGACGCGCTGGCCGGCCTGGTGGGGCCGGGGCGGACGGCGGTGTTCGTCGGCCCCTCCGGCGCGGGGAAGTCCACCCTCGTGAACGCGCTGCTCGGGCGCGCCGAGCAGCCGGTCGGCGCCGTCCGGGCGCGCGACGTGCGCGGGCGCCACACCACCACCGCACGGCGCCTGTTCGAGCTGCCCGGGGCGGGCTGCGTGATCGACGGCCCGGGGATCCGCGAGCTCCGGCTGTGGGACGCCGGAGGGCTCGCGGCCGCGTTCGACGACGTCGCCGCGCTCGCCGCCGGGTGCCGGTTCCGGGACTGCCGCCACGCCGGCGAGCCCGGCTGCGCGGTGGCCGGGGCGGTGGAGGCGGGCCGGCTCGACGCCGGGCGGCTCGAGAGCCTGCGCAAGCTGGAGCGCGAGGCGGCGCTCCAGGAGGCCCGCCGCGGCGGCGCGGCGGCGCGGGCGGAGAAGCTGCGCTGGCGGCCCATCAAGAAGGCGCAGCGACGGATGTACCGCGACCGCGACCGCGGGTGA
- a CDS encoding response regulator encodes MPESVVVSFGHVHGARAREVTGALATVLALVREDLEGCEAGFRRESQGLLAVVRLDAPKPAAAVARLAFWCARAGGVALSLSQATASTRANVVDALGASDARVSLGQDRVAEGVTVLAAAAGLDEPVEPPGPLPVLVLSLGGPGWEAMTYDPARRRLFVPSPLSPPLGDRFVLRLEGAPGEELTCSGTVRTVAVGDPFQPRDAAPAGFVVAVEEGRGLHAYLAEACPPRTDGGRRSAPRFRVGGRTRLTTPAAAVEARFEDVSHGGAFVSTGAPVVPGTPIRLDLSTPHGERLGLAATVVHGRAGGVGVEFGAGPAARAVLDAAVTGLTAARPRALVVDDDALARAMLSEALAGRGFEVVTERDALAGLLRLAEEIFSLDVLVTDVVMPEVDGGELVRRIRHVGGERDLPIVAVTGSEDPALAARLRASGADEVLAKRIGPDGIADAVVKLHRNVRAGRAGSPEPTRACR; translated from the coding sequence ATGCCGGAGTCCGTCGTCGTGAGCTTCGGTCACGTCCACGGCGCTCGCGCGCGCGAGGTGACGGGTGCGCTCGCCACCGTCCTCGCGCTGGTGCGCGAGGACCTGGAAGGCTGCGAGGCGGGGTTCCGGCGCGAGTCGCAGGGCCTGCTGGCGGTCGTGCGGCTCGACGCGCCGAAGCCGGCGGCCGCGGTGGCGCGGCTGGCGTTCTGGTGCGCGCGGGCGGGCGGCGTGGCGCTGTCCCTCTCGCAGGCCACCGCGTCCACCCGGGCCAACGTCGTCGACGCGCTCGGCGCCAGCGACGCACGGGTCTCGCTCGGGCAGGACCGCGTCGCCGAAGGGGTGACGGTGCTCGCCGCCGCTGCCGGGCTGGACGAGCCGGTCGAGCCGCCGGGGCCGCTGCCGGTGCTGGTGCTGTCCCTGGGCGGCCCGGGATGGGAGGCGATGACCTACGACCCTGCGAGACGCCGGCTGTTCGTTCCGAGCCCGCTCTCGCCTCCGCTGGGCGACCGCTTCGTGCTGCGGCTCGAGGGAGCGCCGGGCGAGGAGCTCACCTGCTCCGGGACGGTGCGCACGGTGGCGGTGGGCGATCCGTTCCAGCCGCGGGACGCGGCGCCGGCGGGGTTCGTGGTTGCGGTGGAGGAGGGGCGAGGGCTGCACGCCTACCTGGCCGAAGCGTGCCCGCCGCGCACCGACGGGGGCCGACGGTCCGCGCCACGCTTCCGCGTGGGCGGCCGCACCCGCCTGACCACGCCGGCCGCCGCGGTCGAGGCGCGCTTCGAGGACGTGTCCCACGGCGGCGCGTTCGTGAGCACGGGCGCCCCGGTGGTCCCGGGCACGCCCATCCGCCTCGACCTGTCGACGCCGCATGGCGAGCGGCTGGGCCTGGCGGCGACCGTGGTCCATGGGCGTGCCGGGGGCGTGGGCGTCGAGTTCGGCGCCGGACCGGCGGCGCGCGCCGTGCTGGACGCGGCGGTCACCGGGCTCACCGCGGCGAGGCCGCGCGCGCTGGTGGTCGACGACGACGCGCTCGCGCGCGCGATGCTCTCCGAGGCGCTCGCCGGTCGCGGCTTCGAGGTGGTGACGGAGCGCGACGCGCTGGCCGGGCTGCTGAGGCTGGCGGAGGAGATCTTCAGCCTCGACGTCCTCGTCACCGACGTGGTGATGCCGGAGGTGGACGGCGGGGAGCTGGTGCGGCGCATCCGCCACGTGGGCGGCGAGCGGGACCTGCCGATCGTGGCGGTCACGGGGAGCGAGGACCCCGCGCTGGCCGCGCGCCTCCGGGCCAGCGGCGCCGACGAGGTGCTCGCGAAGCGGATCGGCCCCGACGGGATCGCCGACGCGGTGGTGAAGCTGCATCGGAACGTCCGGGCCGGTCGGGCCGGGAGCCCCGAGCCGACGCGCGCCTGCCGCTGA
- a CDS encoding GuaB1 family IMP dehydrogenase-related protein, with translation MRFLHPEHDEALELSLEDVFLVPSYFDGGSRLEVDLRPVDFAGGSHPVVSANMNAVTGKRMAETMARLGGLGVLPQDMSLETAARIIQHIRSVDPRHDTPLSVSPRATLRDVQGIIRKRAHDMVVVVDDERRPVGIVTHADLRDQDQYSPAASFMSSRLVTLPAGTPNREAFLRMEEQRVKAAPVVDGAGRLVGVLTRDDAVRLELLAPALDPAGRLMVAAAVGISADAATSAARLAELGVAAIVLDTAHGHQRRMVEAIREVRRAIGDRLPLVAGNVCTPEGTRDLLDAGADVVKVNVGPGAMCTTRMQTGAGRPTFTSVLACAREAHRRGRHVWADGGVRDPRDVALYLAAGASRVMIGTALAGTYESPGDVKEDREGRPYKENYGMASARAVSDRTAGIDPFERAKKGFFREGISTSRIYIREGRESVGAILVDVITGVQSAFTYAGAASVPEFHRKAVVGVQTAGGYVEGKPRG, from the coding sequence ATGCGCTTCCTCCACCCGGAGCACGACGAGGCGCTCGAGCTGTCGCTCGAGGACGTGTTCCTCGTCCCCAGCTACTTCGACGGCGGCTCGCGGCTGGAGGTGGACCTCCGGCCGGTGGACTTCGCGGGCGGCTCCCACCCGGTCGTCTCCGCCAACATGAACGCGGTCACCGGCAAGCGGATGGCCGAGACCATGGCGCGGCTGGGCGGGCTCGGCGTCCTGCCGCAGGACATGAGCCTCGAGACCGCGGCGCGGATCATCCAGCACATCCGGTCCGTGGACCCGCGCCACGACACGCCGCTCTCCGTCTCGCCCCGCGCCACGCTGCGCGACGTGCAGGGGATCATCCGGAAGCGCGCGCACGACATGGTGGTGGTGGTGGACGACGAGCGCCGCCCGGTCGGCATCGTGACGCACGCCGACCTGCGCGACCAGGACCAGTACTCGCCGGCCGCGTCGTTCATGTCGTCGCGCCTCGTGACCCTCCCGGCGGGCACGCCGAACCGCGAGGCGTTCCTGCGGATGGAGGAGCAGCGGGTGAAGGCCGCGCCGGTGGTGGACGGCGCGGGCCGGCTGGTCGGCGTCCTCACCCGCGACGACGCCGTGCGCCTGGAGCTGCTCGCGCCGGCGCTCGACCCCGCCGGCCGGCTCATGGTCGCTGCCGCGGTGGGGATCTCCGCCGACGCCGCCACCTCGGCCGCGCGGCTCGCCGAGCTGGGCGTCGCGGCGATCGTGCTCGACACCGCGCACGGGCACCAGCGCCGCATGGTCGAGGCGATCCGCGAGGTGCGGCGGGCCATCGGCGACCGGCTGCCGCTGGTGGCAGGGAACGTGTGCACGCCGGAGGGCACCCGGGACCTGCTCGACGCCGGCGCGGACGTGGTCAAGGTGAACGTGGGCCCGGGCGCGATGTGCACCACGCGCATGCAGACCGGCGCCGGGCGCCCGACGTTCACGTCCGTGCTCGCGTGCGCCCGCGAGGCGCACCGGCGCGGGCGGCACGTGTGGGCCGACGGCGGCGTCCGCGATCCGCGCGACGTGGCGCTGTACCTCGCGGCCGGCGCCTCGCGCGTCATGATCGGGACGGCGCTCGCCGGCACGTACGAGAGCCCCGGCGACGTGAAGGAGGATCGCGAGGGGCGGCCGTACAAGGAGAACTACGGCATGGCGAGCGCGCGCGCGGTGAGCGATCGCACCGCCGGCATCGATCCGTTCGAGCGCGCGAAGAAGGGCTTCTTCCGCGAGGGCATCTCCACCTCGCGCATCTACATCCGCGAGGGCCGGGAGAGCGTGGGCGCGATCCTGGTGGACGTGATCACCGGGGTGCAGTCGGCGTTCACCTACGCCGGCGCGGCGTCGGTGCCCGAGTTCCACCGCAAGGCGGTGGTGGGCGTGCAGACCGCGGGCGGCTACGTCGAGGGCAAGCCCCGCGGGTGA
- a CDS encoding TetR/AcrR family transcriptional regulator, giving the protein MGTRGRPRSFDRGEALQKAMEVFWDRGYDGASMADLTRAMGINSPSLYAAFGSKAALFREALDLYAATEGAGGRCALDEGTAREALRGMLRATVEGLTAAGKPRGCMIVLGACQGGADGDGAALDALLRARRARAVEDVRRRLRRGVDEGDLPPGADVEALTAFYATVLQGLSLRARDGASRAELLGIVESAMAAWDALLRPAAPRRGAARGRRTHAAR; this is encoded by the coding sequence ATGGGCACGCGCGGGCGGCCTCGCTCGTTCGACCGGGGCGAGGCGCTGCAGAAGGCGATGGAGGTGTTCTGGGATCGCGGGTACGACGGCGCCTCCATGGCGGACCTCACCCGCGCCATGGGGATCAACTCGCCCAGCCTCTACGCGGCGTTCGGGAGCAAGGCGGCGCTGTTCCGGGAGGCGCTGGACCTGTACGCGGCCACCGAGGGCGCGGGCGGGCGGTGCGCGCTGGACGAGGGCACCGCGCGGGAGGCCCTCCGCGGCATGCTTCGCGCGACGGTGGAGGGGCTCACGGCGGCGGGGAAGCCACGCGGCTGCATGATCGTGCTGGGCGCATGCCAGGGCGGCGCAGACGGCGACGGTGCGGCGCTGGACGCGCTGCTGCGGGCGCGCCGCGCCCGGGCGGTCGAGGACGTGCGCCGGAGGCTCCGCCGCGGCGTCGACGAGGGTGACCTTCCGCCAGGGGCCGACGTGGAGGCGCTCACCGCGTTCTACGCCACCGTGCTGCAGGGGCTCTCGCTCCGGGCGCGCGACGGCGCCTCGCGCGCCGAGCTGCTCGGGATCGTCGAGTCCGCCATGGCGGCGTGGGACGCGCTGCTGCGCCCAGCCGCCCCGCGTCGTGGCGCCGCGCGCGGCCGCCGCACGCACGCCGCCCGCTGA
- a CDS encoding 3-oxoacyl-ACP reductase family protein, whose translation MGNLQGKVALVTGGSRGIGAAIVRRLAREGATVAFTYVSSEEPARRIAEAVERAGGRARAYRVDSADPVAVERIVDEVAAEHGRLDFLVSNAGVATLKPVEETTLEDFDRIVATNLRSVFAGARAAARHLRAGGRIITIGSAHDERVPFAGISAYAASKAALVGLTKGLARDLGPRGISVTLVSPGPIDTDMNPASGPLASTVLPMLALPRYGTGDEVAGLVAYLASDESAFVTGVSLAIDGGITA comes from the coding sequence ATGGGAAACCTGCAGGGCAAGGTGGCGCTGGTGACCGGAGGGAGCCGCGGGATCGGGGCCGCCATCGTGCGGCGGCTGGCGCGGGAGGGCGCGACCGTCGCGTTCACCTACGTCAGCTCGGAGGAGCCCGCCCGCCGGATCGCGGAGGCGGTGGAGCGCGCGGGCGGCCGCGCGCGCGCGTACCGCGTGGACAGCGCCGACCCGGTGGCGGTCGAGCGGATCGTGGACGAGGTCGCCGCCGAGCACGGGCGCCTCGACTTCCTCGTGAGCAACGCAGGCGTGGCGACGCTCAAGCCCGTCGAGGAGACCACCCTGGAGGACTTCGATCGGATCGTCGCGACCAACCTCCGATCGGTGTTCGCGGGCGCGCGCGCGGCCGCTCGCCACCTGCGCGCCGGCGGGCGCATCATCACCATCGGCAGCGCCCACGACGAGCGGGTCCCGTTCGCGGGCATCTCCGCGTACGCGGCCAGCAAGGCCGCGCTCGTCGGCCTGACCAAGGGCCTGGCGCGCGATCTGGGCCCGCGCGGCATCAGCGTGACGCTGGTGTCGCCGGGCCCGATCGACACCGACATGAACCCGGCCAGCGGGCCGCTCGCCTCCACCGTCCTGCCGATGCTGGCCTTGCCGCGGTACGGGACGGGCGACGAGGTGGCCGGCCTGGTGGCGTACCTCGCCTCGGACGAGAGCGCGTTCGTCACCGGCGTCTCGCTCGCCATCGACGGGGGGATCACCGCCTGA
- a CDS encoding trans-sulfuration enzyme family protein produces MSEDVHLDSNVPGNPAYHFTIVAPGTPARAGWAERAPLVPGAALATQCVHAGVQPDPAYGAVMPPIYQSSTFAFRDVCTNAGYDYTRSGNPTRAALEEAIATLEGGAGATCTTTGMAAVLVALNLLPHGSHLLCTVDCYGGTFRTLEHARQAYGLEVTYLDLADLGAVERALRPNTGMVWIETPSNPLLRLTDIRAVAELAHRRGALVVVDNTFLSPALQRPFEHGADLVVHSTTKYLNGHSDVVGGAVVAPRGRTALLQRIQSMNNLLGTSQSPHDAFLVLRGLKTLALRVKAHEAGAQRVAEFLAGHPQVARVHYPGLPSHPQHALARAQQRGFGAMLSFELRDGRPDRVDHVLRTLRWFTLAESLGGVESLVAHPASMTHASMTPEARQRAGITDSVIRLSIGIEDPADLIGDLDRALASLPA; encoded by the coding sequence ATGTCCGAAGACGTCCACCTCGACTCCAACGTGCCAGGCAACCCGGCCTACCACTTCACCATCGTCGCGCCCGGCACGCCGGCACGGGCGGGCTGGGCGGAGCGTGCGCCGCTCGTCCCCGGGGCCGCGCTCGCCACGCAGTGCGTCCACGCGGGCGTGCAGCCCGACCCCGCCTACGGCGCGGTGATGCCGCCCATCTACCAGTCGTCCACGTTCGCGTTCCGCGACGTGTGCACCAACGCCGGCTACGACTACACGCGCAGCGGCAACCCGACGCGCGCCGCGCTCGAGGAGGCCATCGCCACGCTGGAGGGAGGCGCCGGGGCGACCTGCACCACCACCGGCATGGCCGCGGTGCTGGTGGCGCTCAACCTGCTCCCGCACGGCAGCCACCTGCTCTGTACCGTGGACTGCTACGGCGGCACGTTCCGGACGCTCGAGCACGCGCGGCAGGCGTACGGGCTGGAGGTCACCTACCTCGACCTCGCCGACCTCGGCGCGGTCGAGCGCGCGCTGCGGCCGAACACCGGGATGGTCTGGATCGAGACGCCGTCGAACCCGCTGCTCCGCCTCACCGACATCCGCGCGGTGGCCGAGCTGGCGCACCGGCGCGGCGCGCTCGTGGTGGTGGACAACACGTTCCTCTCGCCGGCGCTCCAGCGCCCGTTCGAGCACGGCGCCGATCTGGTGGTGCACTCCACCACCAAGTACCTGAACGGCCACAGCGACGTGGTCGGCGGTGCGGTGGTCGCGCCCCGCGGCCGCACCGCGCTCCTGCAGCGCATCCAGTCGATGAACAACCTGCTCGGCACCTCCCAGAGCCCGCACGACGCCTTCCTGGTGCTCCGCGGCCTGAAGACGCTGGCGCTGCGCGTGAAGGCGCACGAGGCCGGCGCGCAGCGGGTGGCGGAGTTCCTGGCCGGCCACCCGCAGGTGGCGCGGGTTCACTACCCCGGCCTCCCGTCGCACCCGCAGCACGCGCTCGCGCGCGCGCAGCAGCGCGGCTTCGGCGCCATGCTCAGCTTCGAGCTCCGCGACGGCCGCCCGGATCGGGTGGACCACGTGCTGCGCACGCTGCGCTGGTTCACGCTGGCGGAGTCGCTGGGCGGCGTCGAGAGCCTGGTGGCGCACCCGGCCTCGATGACGCACGCGTCGATGACGCCGGAGGCGCGGCAGCGGGCGGGCATCACCGACTCCGTGATCCGGCTCTCCATCGGCATCGAGGACCCCGCGGACCTGATCGGCGACCTCGACCGCGCGCTCGCGTCGCTGCCGGCCTGA
- a CDS encoding cation transporter yields the protein MATAEKTRTVFAVPRMDCPSEERMIRLALEGAADVAELRFDLQARTLTVLHAGDPAPLLARLQPLGLGAEVAASAAHDGALAGAAAAAPEAGAEARTLRLLLAINAAMFLVEVVAGWLAESTGLIADSLDMLADALVYGLSLWAVGRAARAQLRAAHVSGVLQAALAVGVFADVARRLVGGSAPESPAMIGISALALAANVGCLALVARHRHGGAHMKASWIFSTNDVLANLGVIAAGALVAWTGSALPDLVIGTAVALLVLVGAIRILRLR from the coding sequence ATGGCGACGGCCGAGAAGACGCGCACCGTGTTCGCGGTGCCGAGGATGGATTGCCCCTCCGAGGAGCGGATGATCCGCCTGGCCCTCGAGGGCGCGGCGGACGTCGCCGAGCTGCGCTTCGACCTGCAGGCGCGCACGCTCACCGTGCTCCACGCCGGCGATCCCGCGCCGCTCCTGGCCCGGCTGCAGCCGCTCGGGCTGGGCGCCGAGGTGGCGGCGTCGGCCGCGCACGACGGCGCGCTGGCCGGGGCCGCCGCGGCCGCGCCCGAGGCAGGGGCGGAGGCCCGCACGCTGCGGCTGCTGCTCGCCATCAACGCGGCCATGTTCCTGGTCGAGGTGGTGGCCGGCTGGCTCGCCGAGTCCACCGGCCTCATCGCCGACTCGCTCGACATGCTGGCGGATGCGCTGGTGTACGGCCTGAGCCTCTGGGCGGTCGGCCGCGCCGCCAGGGCGCAGCTGCGGGCCGCGCACGTGTCGGGCGTGCTCCAGGCGGCCCTGGCCGTCGGCGTGTTCGCCGACGTCGCGCGGCGGCTTGTCGGGGGCAGCGCGCCGGAGTCGCCGGCGATGATCGGCATCTCTGCCCTGGCGCTCGCAGCCAACGTGGGCTGCCTCGCGCTCGTCGCCCGCCACCGCCACGGCGGCGCGCACATGAAGGCGAGCTGGATCTTCTCGACCAACGACGTCCTCGCGAACCTGGGCGTCATCGCGGCCGGCGCGCTGGTCGCGTGGACCGGCTCGGCGCTGCCGGACCTGGTCATCGGCACGGCGGTGGCGCTGCTGGTGCTCGTCGGCGCGATCCGCATCCTGCGCCTGCGGTGA
- a CDS encoding acyl-CoA thioesterase — MNHGGHLGNDAVLSLVHEARVRLFARHGWTELDVRGPGILMVDAAVVYRAEGAWGMTLRVDVAVADLGSRGCDLVYRLSDAASGKEIARAKTGIVFFDYAARRVVHVPEAFREVFGPP; from the coding sequence GTGAACCACGGCGGGCACCTCGGCAACGACGCGGTGCTGTCGCTCGTGCACGAGGCGCGCGTCCGGCTGTTCGCGCGGCACGGCTGGACCGAGCTCGACGTCCGCGGGCCGGGCATCCTGATGGTCGACGCCGCCGTGGTCTACCGGGCCGAGGGCGCCTGGGGGATGACGCTGCGGGTGGACGTCGCCGTCGCGGACCTGGGATCGCGCGGCTGTGACCTCGTCTACCGGCTCTCCGACGCGGCGAGCGGCAAGGAGATCGCCCGCGCCAAGACCGGCATCGTGTTCTTCGACTACGCCGCGCGGCGCGTCGTGCACGTGCCCGAGGCGTTCCGCGAGGTCTTCGGCCCTCCCTAG
- a CDS encoding CHRD domain-containing protein, with product MGHVLLRSPSRHALLTSLLLAACGGGGYGGGGGGGGGGGYGDGGGGGGGGGSGDAGLAALWVVPESAPALSAAGQAGFTAGELFCNAHTAAHAGGEIRGQLDLGGPLRIATLDGAQETPPVVTNAFGAAAFTVDPGTLRMRGVVVTSGVPTANAAHVHLGARDAPGEIIVPLAGGPEVWVVPDGAPPLTTAQREAFEAGTLFVNVHTPAHAGGEIRGQLDHRGTARLAALDGAQEVPATGSSGFGAGLLVVDDATGRPGGFVISRRLTAESAAHVHQAARGTSGGIIVPLFGRPGLWVVRDDAEPLTAEQRTAFDAGGLYYNVHTTANPAGEIRGQLGRGGPLRIASLDGAQETPPVTSAGFGAGLLALDDGGGGEVGGFVVAAGLTGATAAHVHQGARGAPGDILVPLSGP from the coding sequence ATGGGACACGTGTTGCTTCGATCGCCGTCGCGCCATGCGCTGCTCACCTCGCTCCTGCTCGCCGCCTGCGGAGGAGGAGGCTACGGCGGAGGGGGCGGAGGCGGAGGAGGTGGCGGCTACGGTGACGGCGGCGGCGGTGGGGGCGGAGGTGGCAGCGGCGACGCGGGGCTCGCCGCGCTGTGGGTGGTCCCCGAGTCCGCGCCGGCGCTGAGCGCCGCCGGGCAGGCTGGGTTCACGGCCGGAGAGCTGTTCTGCAACGCGCACACCGCCGCCCACGCGGGCGGCGAGATCCGCGGCCAGCTCGACCTGGGCGGCCCGCTGCGCATCGCCACGCTGGACGGCGCGCAGGAGACGCCGCCGGTCGTCACGAACGCGTTCGGCGCCGCGGCGTTCACGGTCGACCCCGGCACGCTCCGCATGCGCGGCGTGGTGGTGACCTCGGGGGTCCCCACCGCGAACGCCGCCCACGTGCACCTCGGGGCGCGCGACGCGCCGGGCGAGATCATCGTCCCGCTGGCCGGCGGCCCCGAGGTGTGGGTGGTGCCGGACGGCGCCCCGCCGCTCACCACGGCCCAGCGCGAGGCGTTCGAGGCAGGCACGCTGTTCGTGAACGTCCACACCCCCGCCCACGCCGGCGGCGAGATCCGCGGCCAGCTCGACCACCGCGGCACCGCGCGGCTCGCGGCGCTGGATGGCGCGCAGGAGGTCCCCGCCACCGGCTCGAGCGGCTTCGGCGCGGGTCTGCTCGTGGTGGACGACGCGACCGGCCGGCCGGGGGGCTTCGTGATCTCCCGGAGGCTCACCGCCGAGTCCGCCGCGCACGTGCACCAGGCGGCGAGGGGCACCTCCGGCGGCATCATCGTCCCGCTGTTCGGGCGGCCCGGGCTGTGGGTGGTGCGCGACGACGCGGAGCCGCTCACCGCGGAGCAGCGGACCGCCTTCGACGCGGGCGGCCTGTACTACAACGTGCACACGACCGCCAACCCGGCCGGCGAGATCCGCGGCCAGCTCGGGCGCGGCGGCCCGCTCCGCATCGCCTCGCTGGACGGCGCGCAGGAGACACCGCCGGTGACGTCCGCCGGCTTCGGGGCCGGGCTGCTCGCGCTCGACGACGGCGGCGGCGGCGAGGTGGGCGGGTTCGTGGTCGCGGCCGGCCTCACCGGCGCGACCGCCGCCCACGTGCACCAGGGCGCGCGCGGCGCCCCCGGGGACATCCTGGTGCCGCTCTCCGGTCCCTGA
- a CDS encoding Rieske 2Fe-2S domain-containing protein has protein sequence MSVTRRQFLVRALAGGAGAAAGAALPACAPDTSPAPLVDVAAPVNGRLTLTLSRHPALARPGGAVRARAPGLADPVLVVHAADGTFAAMSSTCTHQGCPVGFEGGEVICPCHASTFDLLGRVTRPPAIQGLAAYAAFHDPALDEVAVDLTAGDPGFPRWTDGAVVFPLADFPQLAADGGSVAGRPGGAPRPLALVVVALAGGAYAALDAICTHLGCIVGWDAGRGQVICPCHGSRYALDGAVQHGPATRPLGTYDVTADALAVTVHVPA, from the coding sequence ATGAGCGTCACCCGCCGTCAGTTCCTCGTCCGCGCGCTGGCCGGCGGCGCCGGGGCCGCCGCCGGCGCGGCGCTGCCCGCCTGCGCGCCCGACACGTCCCCGGCCCCGCTGGTGGACGTCGCCGCGCCGGTGAACGGGCGGCTCACGCTGACGCTGTCGCGCCATCCGGCGCTGGCGCGCCCGGGCGGCGCGGTGCGGGCGCGCGCGCCCGGGCTCGCGGATCCGGTGCTCGTGGTCCACGCGGCCGACGGCACCTTCGCCGCCATGTCGAGCACGTGTACGCACCAGGGCTGCCCGGTGGGCTTCGAGGGCGGCGAGGTGATCTGCCCGTGCCACGCCTCCACCTTCGACCTGCTGGGCCGCGTCACGCGCCCGCCCGCGATCCAGGGGCTGGCGGCCTACGCCGCGTTCCACGACCCGGCGCTGGACGAGGTGGCGGTCGATCTCACCGCCGGAGATCCCGGGTTCCCGCGCTGGACGGACGGCGCGGTCGTGTTCCCGCTGGCGGACTTCCCGCAGCTCGCCGCCGACGGTGGCTCGGTGGCCGGCCGGCCGGGCGGCGCGCCGCGGCCGCTCGCGCTCGTGGTCGTGGCGCTCGCCGGCGGCGCGTACGCCGCGCTCGACGCGATCTGCACGCACCTCGGCTGCATCGTGGGGTGGGACGCGGGGCGCGGCCAGGTGATCTGCCCGTGCCACGGCTCGCGCTACGCGCTCGACGGCGCCGTGCAGCACGGACCGGCCACGCGCCCGCTCGGAACGTACGACGTCACCGCCGATGCCCTGGCGGTGACGGTGCACGTCCCGGCGTGA
- a CDS encoding YceI family protein, with product MRAPGVQVSPGAEAGCLDGMIAALALSVLAALAPTASPAGAAPRTFDVGPASTLRYRLVHKFHAVEGTSRAVEGKARVLPDGTVQVMVRAPLDSFHSGNSNRDAHMLEVTGAARQPYVIFKGVGHLDPPDRYPVDVRVQLRGELTLKSPRPVEAAAAVHFDGPDRAHVEATFPVSLDAHQVERPELLFVKVDDRVDVDARLELEVER from the coding sequence GTGCGCGCACCTGGGGTGCAGGTGTCCCCGGGCGCGGAGGCCGGGTGTCTGGACGGCATGATCGCCGCGCTCGCGCTGTCCGTCCTCGCCGCACTCGCCCCAACGGCCTCGCCCGCCGGGGCGGCCCCACGCACCTTCGACGTCGGGCCCGCCAGCACGCTCCGCTACCGGCTGGTCCACAAGTTCCACGCGGTCGAGGGGACGTCCCGCGCCGTGGAGGGGAAGGCGCGGGTGCTGCCGGACGGGACGGTGCAGGTGATGGTCCGCGCGCCGCTCGACTCGTTCCACTCCGGCAACTCGAACCGCGACGCGCACATGCTCGAGGTCACCGGCGCGGCGCGGCAGCCGTACGTGATCTTCAAGGGCGTCGGCCACCTCGATCCACCCGACCGCTACCCGGTGGACGTGCGGGTGCAGCTGCGCGGCGAGCTGACGCTCAAGTCCCCCCGGCCGGTCGAGGCGGCGGCCGCCGTGCACTTCGACGGGCCGGACCGGGCCCACGTCGAGGCGACCTTCCCGGTGAGCCTGGACGCGCACCAGGTCGAGCGGCCGGAGCTGCTGTTCGTGAAGGTGGACGATCGCGTCGACGTGGACGCGCGGCTCGAGCTGGAGGTGGAGCGATGA